A portion of the Haemorhous mexicanus isolate bHaeMex1 chromosome 3, bHaeMex1.pri, whole genome shotgun sequence genome contains these proteins:
- the LOC132324472 gene encoding zinc finger protein 665-like isoform X2, whose product MEKKILMKSKVAAPNLLRALHSLYRLGHLCDVTVLTQHLGIQEEFLAHKAVLAASSNYFKGLFLHQEMLDTQKCTVTLPDIYTEEFTSFLEFVYTAEVEIEAGKLQRMKEIAERLECKDLLDICEEVKAEGRKGLDLSLHLKGQRGENRGSQWPCIQQEENPRNSSQVMAIPVQRKLWDRQKHQELLPGYELIESQAGGLEQEATAFPAPKSRPAKLPKCNKPHSPARLGVDITSLENKDGHSLGRGQEQKRESQACPYCDKAISSKCGLAVHVRTHTGDGPYRCQRCPASFAHRAAYTSHLRKIHESGQERKLLPVYWMVVPPTHGPNPTSHDKDPDGETWDGTPETSGCEEDAGNSSVAEAERGKEQEESQEAEGGNEDEGGMSVKGEEQGDYDTGYSEIEGSRDNEECSEEEEEEDEASTEKDSKEPEPGFKLKKASRSVASKKSIYVIQCDKCQEQFVSRKKYVDHCRDVHQSLPGKVYRCEVCSKAFASYTSWKEHRACVHSEERRFSCSLCQATFKRKRDVRTHSMRKHEGRAKRPLCSVCGKILSSRTALVFHMRTHTGEKPYECGVCHSRFAQPSQLKIHTRSHTGEKPYICEDCGASFADRGKLTGHKRTHTGERLFRCDVCGKHFATNEYLKCHKRCHLGAKPYRCEVCGKAFGLRASLAQHSNVHAETRPYFCEQCGKAFTQQGALRRHQRIHTGEKPYKCRACDRTFTDMSTLRRHVAIHDRNAHWRSFLIDLTPKKDHNWSKIETLAEAHPGGDPVPEFWSVDHGKLYKPGSAKAAAAHVTPGLGDTGDTDSSLLYL is encoded by the exons ATGGAGAAGAAAATCCTGATGAAGTCCAAGGTTGCTGCTCCCAACCTCCTGAGGGCTCTGCATTCCCTGTACCGGCTCGGGCACCTCTGCGACGTGACAGTCCTCACCCAACACCTGGGAATTCAGGAGGAATTCCTGGCTCATAAAGCCGTCCTGGCAGCTTCCAGCAACTACTTCAAGGGGCTTTTCCTGCACCAGGAGATGCTGGACACCCAGAAGTGCACGGTGACTCTGCCGGACATCTACACCGAGGAGTTCACCTCCTTCCTGGAGTTCGTGTACACGGCAGAGGTGGAGATTGAGGCGGGAAAACTCCAGAGGATGAAGGAAATAGCAGAAAGGCTGGAATGCAAGGATTTGCTTGATATCTGTGAGGAAGTGAAGGCAGAGGGCAGGAAGGGCTTGGATTTGAGCCTCCACCTGAAAGGGCAGAGGGGTGAAAATAGGGGATCGCAGTGGCCTTGTATCCAGCAAGAGGAAAACCCCAGGAACTCTTCCCAAGTCATGGCAATTCCCGTGCAGAGGAAACTTTGGGATAGGCAGAAacatcaggagctgctgccaggctaTGAGCTCATTGAAAGCCAAGCAGgaggcctggagcaggaggccacagcttttccagccccaaaatccagacCAGCAAAGCTGCCCAAGTGCAACAAGCCACATTCCCCAGCCAGACTGGGTGTGGATATCaccagcctggagaacaaggatggccattccctgggcagggggcaggagcagaagcGGGAATCCCAGGCGTGTCCCTACTGTGACAAGGCCATCAGCTCCAAGTGCGGGCTGGCCGTGCACGTCCGGACACACACCGGGGACGGGCCCTACCGCTGCCAGCGCTGCCCCGCCAGCTTCGCCCACAGGGCTGCCTACACCTCCCACCTCAG GAAAATCCATGAGTCTGGGCAAGAGAGGAAACTCCTGCCTGTCTATTGGATGGTGGTTCCACCCACACATGGCCCAAACCCCACGAGCCATGATAAAGATCCCGACGGAGAGACTTGGGATGGGACACCGGAAACCTCAGGGTGTGAGGAAGATGCCGGGAATTCATCTGTTGCTGAAGCAGAAAGGGGCAAGGAGCAAGAGGAATCCCAGGAAGCTGAAGGAGGGAATGAAGATGAGGGTGGAATGAGTGTGAAGGGCGAGGAGCAGGGAGACTATGACACAGGATACTCGGAAATTGAAGGAAGCAGGGACAACGAGGAATgttctgaggaggaggaggaggaggatgaagccTCAACAGAGAAGGACAGCAAAGAACCTGAACCAGGGTTTAAACTAAAGAAGGCCAGTAGAAGCGTGGCCAGCAAGAAATCCATCTACGTGATCCAGTGCGACAAGTGCCAGGAGCAGTTTGTCTCCCGGAAGAAGTACGTGGATCACTGCCGGGATGTGCACCAGAGCCTGCCTGGCAAGGTGTACCGCTGCGAGGTGTGCAGCAAGGCCTTCGCCAGCTACACCAGCTGGAAGGAGCACCGTGCCTGCGTGCACAGCGAGGAGAGGAGgttctcctgcagcctctgccaggccACCTTCAAGAGGAAGCGGGATGTGAGGACTCACTCCATGCGGAAGCACGAGGGCAGGGCCAAGCGGCCGCTGTGCTCCGTGTGCGGCAAGATCCTGAGCTCCCGCACGGCGCTGGTGTTCCACATGCGCACGCACACCGGAGAGAAGCCCTACGAGTGTGGCGTGTGTCACTCCAGGTTTGCTCAGCCTTCCCAGCTCAAGATCCATACCAG atcccacactggggagaagCCCTACATTTGTGAGGACTGCGGCGCTTCCTTTGCCGACAGAGGAAAACTCACCGGCCACAAAAGGACGCACACAG GAGAGCGGCTCTTCAGGTGTGACGTGTGCGGGAAGCACTTTGCCACCAACGAGTACCTGAAGTGCCACAAGCGCTGTCACCTGGGAGCCAAACCCTACAGGTGTGAGGTCTGTGGGAAAGCCTTCGGACTCAGAGcctccctggcccagcacagcaaCGTCCATGCAG AGACCCGTCCCTATTTCTGCGAGCAGTGTGGCAAGGCCTTCACGCAGCAGGGCGCTCTGCGGCGCCACCAGCGCATCCACACCGGCGAGAAGCCCTACAAGTGCCGCGCCTGCGACAGGACCTTCACCGACATGTCCACCCTGCGCCGGCACGTGGCG
- the LOC132324472 gene encoding GDNF-inducible zinc finger protein 1-like isoform X1: MEKKILMKSKVAAPNLLRALHSLYRLGHLCDVTVLTQHLGIQEEFLAHKAVLAASSNYFKGLFLHQEMLDTQKCTVTLPDIYTEEFTSFLEFVYTAEVEIEAGKLQRMKEIAERLECKDLLDICEEVKAEGRKGLDLSLHLKGQRGENRGSQWPCIQQEENPRNSSQVMAIPVQRKLWDRQKHQELLPGYELIESQAGGLEQEATAFPAPKSRPAKLPKCNKPHSPARLGVDITSLENKDGHSLGRGQEQKRESQACPYCDKAISSKCGLAVHVRTHTGDGPYRCQRCPASFAHRAAYTSHLRKIHESGQERKLLPVYWMVVPPTHGPNPTSHDKDPDGETWDGTPETSGCEEDAGNSSVAEAERGKEQEESQEAEGGNEDEGGMSVKGEEQGDYDTGYSEIEGSRDNEECSEEEEEEDEASTEKDSKEPEPGFKLKKASRSVASKKSIYVIQCDKCQEQFVSRKKYVDHCRDVHQSLPGKVYRCEVCSKAFASYTSWKEHRACVHSEERRFSCSLCQATFKRKRDVRTHSMRKHEGRAKRPLCSVCGKILSSRTALVFHMRTHTGEKPYECGVCHSRFAQPSQLKIHTRSHTGEKPYICEDCGASFADRGKLTGHKRTHTGERLFRCDVCGKHFATNEYLKCHKRCHLGAKPYRCEVCGKAFGLRASLAQHSNVHAGCSKPHPALNTSRECCSVMSWFASETRPYFCEQCGKAFTQQGALRRHQRIHTGEKPYKCRACDRTFTDMSTLRRHVAIHDRNAHWRSFLIDLTPKKDHNWSKIETLAEAHPGGDPVPEFWSVDHGKLYKPGSAKAAAAHVTPGLGDTGDTDSSLLYL; this comes from the exons ATGGAGAAGAAAATCCTGATGAAGTCCAAGGTTGCTGCTCCCAACCTCCTGAGGGCTCTGCATTCCCTGTACCGGCTCGGGCACCTCTGCGACGTGACAGTCCTCACCCAACACCTGGGAATTCAGGAGGAATTCCTGGCTCATAAAGCCGTCCTGGCAGCTTCCAGCAACTACTTCAAGGGGCTTTTCCTGCACCAGGAGATGCTGGACACCCAGAAGTGCACGGTGACTCTGCCGGACATCTACACCGAGGAGTTCACCTCCTTCCTGGAGTTCGTGTACACGGCAGAGGTGGAGATTGAGGCGGGAAAACTCCAGAGGATGAAGGAAATAGCAGAAAGGCTGGAATGCAAGGATTTGCTTGATATCTGTGAGGAAGTGAAGGCAGAGGGCAGGAAGGGCTTGGATTTGAGCCTCCACCTGAAAGGGCAGAGGGGTGAAAATAGGGGATCGCAGTGGCCTTGTATCCAGCAAGAGGAAAACCCCAGGAACTCTTCCCAAGTCATGGCAATTCCCGTGCAGAGGAAACTTTGGGATAGGCAGAAacatcaggagctgctgccaggctaTGAGCTCATTGAAAGCCAAGCAGgaggcctggagcaggaggccacagcttttccagccccaaaatccagacCAGCAAAGCTGCCCAAGTGCAACAAGCCACATTCCCCAGCCAGACTGGGTGTGGATATCaccagcctggagaacaaggatggccattccctgggcagggggcaggagcagaagcGGGAATCCCAGGCGTGTCCCTACTGTGACAAGGCCATCAGCTCCAAGTGCGGGCTGGCCGTGCACGTCCGGACACACACCGGGGACGGGCCCTACCGCTGCCAGCGCTGCCCCGCCAGCTTCGCCCACAGGGCTGCCTACACCTCCCACCTCAG GAAAATCCATGAGTCTGGGCAAGAGAGGAAACTCCTGCCTGTCTATTGGATGGTGGTTCCACCCACACATGGCCCAAACCCCACGAGCCATGATAAAGATCCCGACGGAGAGACTTGGGATGGGACACCGGAAACCTCAGGGTGTGAGGAAGATGCCGGGAATTCATCTGTTGCTGAAGCAGAAAGGGGCAAGGAGCAAGAGGAATCCCAGGAAGCTGAAGGAGGGAATGAAGATGAGGGTGGAATGAGTGTGAAGGGCGAGGAGCAGGGAGACTATGACACAGGATACTCGGAAATTGAAGGAAGCAGGGACAACGAGGAATgttctgaggaggaggaggaggaggatgaagccTCAACAGAGAAGGACAGCAAAGAACCTGAACCAGGGTTTAAACTAAAGAAGGCCAGTAGAAGCGTGGCCAGCAAGAAATCCATCTACGTGATCCAGTGCGACAAGTGCCAGGAGCAGTTTGTCTCCCGGAAGAAGTACGTGGATCACTGCCGGGATGTGCACCAGAGCCTGCCTGGCAAGGTGTACCGCTGCGAGGTGTGCAGCAAGGCCTTCGCCAGCTACACCAGCTGGAAGGAGCACCGTGCCTGCGTGCACAGCGAGGAGAGGAGgttctcctgcagcctctgccaggccACCTTCAAGAGGAAGCGGGATGTGAGGACTCACTCCATGCGGAAGCACGAGGGCAGGGCCAAGCGGCCGCTGTGCTCCGTGTGCGGCAAGATCCTGAGCTCCCGCACGGCGCTGGTGTTCCACATGCGCACGCACACCGGAGAGAAGCCCTACGAGTGTGGCGTGTGTCACTCCAGGTTTGCTCAGCCTTCCCAGCTCAAGATCCATACCAG atcccacactggggagaagCCCTACATTTGTGAGGACTGCGGCGCTTCCTTTGCCGACAGAGGAAAACTCACCGGCCACAAAAGGACGCACACAG GAGAGCGGCTCTTCAGGTGTGACGTGTGCGGGAAGCACTTTGCCACCAACGAGTACCTGAAGTGCCACAAGCGCTGTCACCTGGGAGCCAAACCCTACAGGTGTGAGGTCTGTGGGAAAGCCTTCGGACTCAGAGcctccctggcccagcacagcaaCGTCCATGCAG gttgctccaagccccatccagccttgaacacttccagggaatgTTGCAGTGTGATGTCATGGTTTGCCTCAG AGACCCGTCCCTATTTCTGCGAGCAGTGTGGCAAGGCCTTCACGCAGCAGGGCGCTCTGCGGCGCCACCAGCGCATCCACACCGGCGAGAAGCCCTACAAGTGCCGCGCCTGCGACAGGACCTTCACCGACATGTCCACCCTGCGCCGGCACGTGGCG
- the LOC132324472 gene encoding GDNF-inducible zinc finger protein 1-like isoform X3, whose translation MEKKILMKSKVAAPNLLRALHSLYRLGHLCDVTVLTQHLGIQEEFLAHKAVLAASSNYFKGLFLHQEMLDTQKCTVTLPDIYTEEFTSFLEFVYTAEVEIEAGKLQRMKEIAERLECKDLLDICEEVKAEGRKGLDLSLHLKGQRGENRGSQWPCIQQEENPRNSSQVMAIPVQRKLWDRQKHQELLPGYELIESQAGGLEQEATAFPAPKSRPAKLPKCNKPHSPARLGVDITSLENKDGHSLGRGQEQKRESQACPYCDKAISSKCGLAVHVRTHTGDGPYRCQRCPASFAHRAAYTSHLRKIHESGQERKLLPVYWMVVPPTHGPNPTSHDKDPDGETWDGTPETSGCEEDAGNSSVAEAERGKEQEESQEAEGGNEDEGGMSVKGEEQGDYDTGYSEIEGSRDNEECSEEEEEEDEASTEKDSKEPEPGFKLKKASRSVASKKSIYVIQCDKCQEQFVSRKKYVDHCRDVHQSLPGKVYRCEVCSKAFASYTSWKEHRACVHSEERRFSCSLCQATFKRKRDVRTHSMRKHEGRAKRPLCSVCGKILSSRTALVFHMRTHTGEKPYECGVCHSRFAQPSQLKIHTRSHTGEKPYICEDCGASFADRGKLTGHKRTHTGERLFRCDVCGKHFATNEYLKCHKRCHLGAKPYRCEVCGKAFGLRASLAQHSNVHADP comes from the exons ATGGAGAAGAAAATCCTGATGAAGTCCAAGGTTGCTGCTCCCAACCTCCTGAGGGCTCTGCATTCCCTGTACCGGCTCGGGCACCTCTGCGACGTGACAGTCCTCACCCAACACCTGGGAATTCAGGAGGAATTCCTGGCTCATAAAGCCGTCCTGGCAGCTTCCAGCAACTACTTCAAGGGGCTTTTCCTGCACCAGGAGATGCTGGACACCCAGAAGTGCACGGTGACTCTGCCGGACATCTACACCGAGGAGTTCACCTCCTTCCTGGAGTTCGTGTACACGGCAGAGGTGGAGATTGAGGCGGGAAAACTCCAGAGGATGAAGGAAATAGCAGAAAGGCTGGAATGCAAGGATTTGCTTGATATCTGTGAGGAAGTGAAGGCAGAGGGCAGGAAGGGCTTGGATTTGAGCCTCCACCTGAAAGGGCAGAGGGGTGAAAATAGGGGATCGCAGTGGCCTTGTATCCAGCAAGAGGAAAACCCCAGGAACTCTTCCCAAGTCATGGCAATTCCCGTGCAGAGGAAACTTTGGGATAGGCAGAAacatcaggagctgctgccaggctaTGAGCTCATTGAAAGCCAAGCAGgaggcctggagcaggaggccacagcttttccagccccaaaatccagacCAGCAAAGCTGCCCAAGTGCAACAAGCCACATTCCCCAGCCAGACTGGGTGTGGATATCaccagcctggagaacaaggatggccattccctgggcagggggcaggagcagaagcGGGAATCCCAGGCGTGTCCCTACTGTGACAAGGCCATCAGCTCCAAGTGCGGGCTGGCCGTGCACGTCCGGACACACACCGGGGACGGGCCCTACCGCTGCCAGCGCTGCCCCGCCAGCTTCGCCCACAGGGCTGCCTACACCTCCCACCTCAG GAAAATCCATGAGTCTGGGCAAGAGAGGAAACTCCTGCCTGTCTATTGGATGGTGGTTCCACCCACACATGGCCCAAACCCCACGAGCCATGATAAAGATCCCGACGGAGAGACTTGGGATGGGACACCGGAAACCTCAGGGTGTGAGGAAGATGCCGGGAATTCATCTGTTGCTGAAGCAGAAAGGGGCAAGGAGCAAGAGGAATCCCAGGAAGCTGAAGGAGGGAATGAAGATGAGGGTGGAATGAGTGTGAAGGGCGAGGAGCAGGGAGACTATGACACAGGATACTCGGAAATTGAAGGAAGCAGGGACAACGAGGAATgttctgaggaggaggaggaggaggatgaagccTCAACAGAGAAGGACAGCAAAGAACCTGAACCAGGGTTTAAACTAAAGAAGGCCAGTAGAAGCGTGGCCAGCAAGAAATCCATCTACGTGATCCAGTGCGACAAGTGCCAGGAGCAGTTTGTCTCCCGGAAGAAGTACGTGGATCACTGCCGGGATGTGCACCAGAGCCTGCCTGGCAAGGTGTACCGCTGCGAGGTGTGCAGCAAGGCCTTCGCCAGCTACACCAGCTGGAAGGAGCACCGTGCCTGCGTGCACAGCGAGGAGAGGAGgttctcctgcagcctctgccaggccACCTTCAAGAGGAAGCGGGATGTGAGGACTCACTCCATGCGGAAGCACGAGGGCAGGGCCAAGCGGCCGCTGTGCTCCGTGTGCGGCAAGATCCTGAGCTCCCGCACGGCGCTGGTGTTCCACATGCGCACGCACACCGGAGAGAAGCCCTACGAGTGTGGCGTGTGTCACTCCAGGTTTGCTCAGCCTTCCCAGCTCAAGATCCATACCAG atcccacactggggagaagCCCTACATTTGTGAGGACTGCGGCGCTTCCTTTGCCGACAGAGGAAAACTCACCGGCCACAAAAGGACGCACACAG GAGAGCGGCTCTTCAGGTGTGACGTGTGCGGGAAGCACTTTGCCACCAACGAGTACCTGAAGTGCCACAAGCGCTGTCACCTGGGAGCCAAACCCTACAGGTGTGAGGTCTGTGGGAAAGCCTTCGGACTCAGAGcctccctggcccagcacagcaaCGTCCATGCAG